The Triticum aestivum cultivar Chinese Spring chromosome 7B, IWGSC CS RefSeq v2.1, whole genome shotgun sequence genome window below encodes:
- the LOC123157632 gene encoding uncharacterized protein, which yields MRRAEEPGEHQGAPARWWWWLASSPRRWLRFVLVRRWRRRWWWVASPSPMQEEAPEASGYDAAASPHNDVLAAALLNGSSPAHLPALEANLAASLAGVESSASTPSLPLLQEGAPGRSDHGTAASTRSDASSPAPLPALGANLDASLASVESSASTTSALLLREGVAEASEHGTGASLHSDVLVAAVLNDSPPCHPQEGPKASGHGVAAPQHTDPTSPSPPDSCDGTIISLEEEVAVVVEQLSGHRVAASQHTAPTLPSLPDSCDGAIICLESSDVD from the exons ATGAGGCGTGCGGAGGAGCCAGGGgagcaccagggcgcgccagctcggtggtggtggtggctggccTCGTCGCCGCGGCGCTGGCTCCGGTTCGTGCTTgttcggcgatggcggcggcggtggtggtgggtgGCCTCGCCGTCCCCGATGCAGGAGGAAGCACCGGAGGCGAGTGGATACGACGCAGCCGCCTCCCCACACAACGACGTGCTCGCCGCCGCCCTTCTCAACGGGTCGTCGCCAGCGCATCTCCCTGCTCTCGAGGCCAACCTCGCCGCATCGCTCGCCGGCGTGGAATCCTCGGCATCCACGCCATCGCTGCCCCTGCTACAGGAGGGAGCACCGGGGCGCAGTGATCACGGCACAGCCGCCTCCACGCGCAGCGACGCATCCTCCCCAGCGCCTCTCCCTGCGCTCGGGGCCAACCTCGACGCATCGCTCGCCAGCGTGGAGTCCTCGGCATCCACGACCTCAGCGCTCCTGCTGCGGGAGGGAGTAGCGGAGGCGAGTGAGCACGGCACGGGCGCCTCCCTGCACAGCGAcgtgctcgtcgccgccgtcctcaACGATTCCCCGCCGTGCCATCCGCAGGAGGGACCCAAGGCGAGTGGTCATGGTGTGGCTGCGCCCCAACACACGGAcccgacctcgccttcaccgccggATAGTTGCGACGGCACGATCATCTCTCTTGAG GAGGAGGTGGCAGTGGTGGTAGAGCAGTTGAGTGGCCACAGGGTGGCTGCATCCCAACACACGGCCCCGACCTTGCCTTCACTGCCGGATAGCTGCGACGGCGCGATTATCTGTCTTGAG TCTAGTGATGTTGACTGA
- the LOC123160650 gene encoding uncharacterized protein: MSPSGIPLVGSSILALSGVLTTYGQRLAEFIAAHRLLPSEPQMYSSPELPEDILMCIFASLETPDLVRVGSVCSSWRSACSRLCNLGLFRQTQTPCLLYTSESAGESVAGLFSIVENKSYTLALPDPPIRTRYVIGSNHGWIITADDRSELHLLNPITGDQIALPSVTTIEQVKPIFDDAGALHKYQYSWYTGTPLLVDYDFPTPSVFSLGELRDYLFGKAFLSSDPSTGDYYVVLKHNPESQLSFARAGDDRWTWLPPHVDYADCLFKDGLLFALDSHGEVRTFDLSASVVTQNIVLGRMKSRIMECNYMYIAQAPCGDLLQVWRSRNSLGWEDEDVSEQGLEGGEDEHISEHKLEDATDVSGLEPEDREDDDVSEPEQGSDSHVIFTDKFDVFKVDLAATKLEDITSSCDSVMFFGHNQSLCLSADEYPQLKSNHVYFTDDDGYYHFGSMKSERDIGVLNLGNCTVERIVSPQLWSNWPAPVWFIPNPRKINLASHD, encoded by the coding sequence ATGTCGCCATCTGGAATTCCCCTCGTTGGTAGCAGCATTTTGGCCTTGTCGGGTGTGCTGACAACGTATGGACAGAGGCTTGCCGAATTCATCGCCGCCCATCGTCTGTTACCCAGCGAACCCCAGATGTATTCCTCGCCGGAGCTGCCGGAGGACATCCTGATGTGCATATTCGCCAGCCTTGAGACCCCCGACCTCGTCCGGGTAGGCTCCGTCTGCTCATCATGGCGTTCCGCCTGCTCCAGGCTCTGCAATCTTGGGCTTTTCAGGCAGACACAGACACCATGCCTCCTATACACCTCTGAATCTGCCGGTGAGAGTGTTGCAGGCCTCTTCAGCATCGTGGAGAACAAATCCTACACATTAGCTCTTCCAGACCCACCTATTCGCACTAGGTATGTGATCGGCTCCAACCATGGCTGGATCATCACCGCCGACGATAGGTCCGAGCTGCACCTCCTCAACCCCATCACCGGTGACCAGATCGCCCTGCCTTCCGTCACCACCATTGAGCAGGTGAAGCCCATCTTTGATGATGCCGGTGCTCTTCACAAGTATCAGTACTCATGGTACACCGGCACTCCACTCTTAGTCGACTACGACTTCCCTACGCCCTCGGTCTTTTCGCTTGGCGAGCTGCGGGACTACCTCTTCGGGAAGGCATTTTTGTCATCTGATCCATCCACTGGAGATTATTATGTGGTACTTAAGCATAATCCAGAGTCACAACTTTCATTTGCAAGAGCAGGGGATGATAGATGGACTTGGTTGCCACCACATGTTGATTATGCAGATTGTCTCTTTAAGGATGGCCTGCTCTTTGCATTGGATTCACACGGAGAAGTCCGTACGTTTGATCTCAGTGCATCTGTAGTAACACAAAATATCGTTCTGGGGAGAATGAAGTCTAGGATCATGGAGTGCAACTATATGTACATTGCTCAAGCTCCATGCGGTGATTTGTTGCAAGTTTGGAGGTCAAGAAACTCTTTGGGTTGGGAAGATGAGGATGTTTCAGAACAGGGGCTTGAGGGTGGGGAGGATGAGCACATTTCAGAACACAAGCTTGAGGATGCGACGGATGTGTCGGGGCTGGAACCTGAGGATAGGGAGGATGACGATGTTTCGGAACCTGAGCAAGGCTCTGATTCTCATGTGATCTTCACTGACAAGTTTGACGTATTTAAAGTGGATCTTGCTGCAACAAAGCTTGAAGACATTACGAGCTCATGTGACAGTGTGATGTTTTTTGGGCATAATCAATCACTTTGTTTGAGTGCCGATGAATATCCACAGTTAAAGTCCAATCATGTCTATTTTACTGATGATGATGGCTATTATCATTTTGGAAGCATGAAGAGTGAGCGTGATATTGGAGTCCTCAACCTTGGAAACTGCACTGTTGAAAGAATTGTATCACCTCAGCTTTGGTCCAACTGGCCAGCCCCTGTGTGGTTTATACCAAATCCCCGGAAGATAAATTTGGCATCACACGATTAG